Proteins co-encoded in one Thermogemmatispora onikobensis genomic window:
- a CDS encoding MFS transporter has product MKKLLEGLAVLRVLRHPALLRLWLAQVIYLSVQFTASYAMIVLITNETHSAVMVGLVIIALSLPLVLFGAPAGALVDRLDRRTVLWVSNVVRAFATLLFVLALLLSPHQYIFIYILAFFFSLVGLFFSPAEGAIIPSLVEEEELLPALSLYNLTLNTSQAVGLLILGPLMLNLLPPLSLSLLGTKINLMPVETLFLLISVLYLLATALTATLPRQSRSGRQSGGASPSSSPAALAGAGGEAERTHPYEVLSEEAGALLSGWQRLRRDLEDGWRLVRNDGVLLDALFQSCFGGLVMLTIAELATTFVQRLLGLPASNTTVIFAPAGIGLVAGSLLVPAVVARLGSLRTMLVGMVGTGLGIALIPPLQWLARLLLAPHWATHPLFLLVLAVLTAAVGFGLDLVVVPAQTLMQQRSPDEMRGRVLALFQVLFNGGAIPVMLFMGALTDWLGIVPVTYLLACSCLLTALLTAGRALTRNNRNRFSGGPRQQAEAQERLPVP; this is encoded by the coding sequence ATGAAGAAATTACTAGAGGGCCTGGCCGTCCTCCGCGTACTGCGCCATCCCGCTCTGCTACGCTTGTGGCTGGCCCAGGTGATCTATCTGAGTGTGCAGTTCACGGCAAGCTATGCCATGATCGTTCTGATCACCAATGAGACTCACTCGGCGGTCATGGTTGGATTGGTGATCATCGCGCTCAGCCTTCCGCTGGTCCTTTTCGGCGCTCCCGCTGGCGCCCTCGTTGATCGCCTCGATCGTCGCACCGTGCTCTGGGTGAGCAATGTCGTGCGGGCCTTTGCCACCCTCCTCTTTGTGCTCGCTCTCTTGCTGAGTCCTCATCAATATATTTTTATCTATATCCTGGCGTTCTTCTTCTCCCTGGTGGGCCTCTTCTTCTCGCCAGCGGAGGGGGCGATCATTCCGAGCCTGGTGGAAGAAGAGGAATTGCTGCCTGCGCTCTCCCTCTATAATCTGACGCTCAACACCAGTCAGGCGGTTGGTCTCCTCATCCTTGGCCCCCTGATGCTCAACTTGCTGCCTCCGCTCTCTTTATCGCTCTTAGGCACAAAAATAAATCTCATGCCTGTTGAGACCCTCTTCCTGCTCATCTCAGTGCTCTATCTGCTGGCCACCGCACTGACGGCCACCTTGCCACGTCAAAGTCGCTCTGGGCGCCAGAGCGGAGGAGCCAGCCCCTCCTCGTCTCCTGCGGCGCTAGCTGGGGCTGGAGGAGAAGCTGAGCGTACGCATCCCTACGAGGTACTCTCTGAGGAAGCCGGGGCCTTGCTCTCGGGCTGGCAGCGGCTGCGTCGGGACCTGGAAGACGGCTGGCGCCTGGTGCGCAACGATGGGGTCTTGTTGGATGCTCTCTTTCAGTCCTGCTTTGGCGGACTGGTCATGCTCACCATCGCCGAGCTGGCGACAACGTTTGTGCAGCGGCTGCTGGGGCTGCCTGCCAGCAACACCACAGTCATCTTCGCGCCGGCGGGCATTGGTCTGGTAGCTGGCTCGCTGCTGGTGCCAGCGGTGGTGGCCCGCCTTGGCTCGCTGCGCACGATGCTCGTGGGGATGGTCGGGACTGGCCTCGGCATCGCTCTGATCCCCCCTTTGCAGTGGCTGGCGCGCCTCCTGCTTGCTCCCCACTGGGCCACACATCCCCTCTTCCTCCTCGTCCTGGCTGTTCTGACGGCTGCCGTCGGCTTCGGCCTTGATCTGGTGGTGGTGCCGGCCCAGACCCTGATGCAGCAGCGCTCGCCTGACGAGATGCGTGGGCGTGTCCTGGCCCTCTTTCAGGTCCTCTTTAACGGCGGGGCCATTCCGGTCATGCTCTTTATGGGAGCCCTGACCGACTGGCTGGGCATCGT